Proteins from a single region of Thermococcus sp.:
- a CDS encoding ATP-binding protein — protein sequence MQSLYLSLFEDCKREYEKALEAGDLRTAADLAKKCAEILAKISEKIPSRREFYLEKAKKWSIVADNLIRSTTATEAKNATFGNKRRIEDEYVSIVENLISHSTITWDDIGGLEDVKRLLAKNVALALAKKPDAIKPWKGILLFGPPGTGKTLLASATAGSLNATFFNVKASAVLSKYFGESSKLISALYQVARERTPSIVFIDEIDALTPKRENVHEATRRTLATLLTEIDGFKSEKDRFVLTLVSTNTPWDLDEAILSRFPLRIYVPLPDREATKAIIRIHTKGLDISHLDLDTIAEKSMKRLYSGREIAALCQVAIHNMLEHENPELLDIKRLTNLENLELKVRPLEMWDFEKAFKKIKSPLTRKDIGRYERWAQEFGT from the coding sequence ATGCAGTCCCTCTATTTGTCACTTTTTGAAGATTGCAAACGAGAGTACGAGAAAGCCCTTGAAGCCGGTGACTTAAGAACTGCAGCGGATCTAGCCAAGAAATGTGCCGAGATACTTGCCAAGATATCCGAGAAAATACCATCCAGACGAGAGTTCTACCTGGAGAAAGCCAAGAAATGGAGTATAGTTGCTGATAACCTGATAAGAAGTACAACTGCAACTGAAGCTAAAAATGCCACTTTTGGAAACAAGAGAAGAATAGAGGACGAATACGTCTCCATTGTGGAAAATTTAATCTCCCACTCGACTATTACCTGGGACGACATAGGAGGACTCGAAGACGTTAAAAGACTTCTTGCGAAAAACGTTGCCCTTGCACTCGCCAAAAAACCCGATGCAATTAAACCATGGAAGGGCATTCTTCTTTTTGGACCACCCGGAACCGGAAAAACGCTCCTTGCTTCAGCAACAGCCGGTAGCCTCAATGCCACGTTCTTTAACGTCAAAGCCAGCGCCGTACTTAGCAAATATTTTGGCGAATCCTCCAAACTAATTTCAGCATTGTATCAAGTAGCAAGGGAAAGAACACCGAGCATCGTGTTTATCGACGAAATAGATGCCCTCACGCCAAAAAGGGAAAACGTTCATGAGGCGACTCGGAGAACCCTTGCGACACTTCTTACTGAGATCGATGGTTTTAAGAGCGAGAAAGATCGTTTTGTTCTTACATTGGTCTCAACGAACACGCCATGGGACTTGGATGAAGCTATTCTCTCGCGTTTTCCCCTCAGGATTTATGTTCCCCTACCCGATAGAGAAGCCACTAAGGCAATAATAAGAATCCACACAAAAGGACTTGATATATCCCACTTAGACCTTGACACTATAGCTGAAAAAAGCATGAAACGACTTTACTCAGGGAGGGAAATCGCTGCATTGTGTCAAGTTGCAATTCACAATATGCTTGAGCACGAGAATCCTGAGCTTTTAGACATAAAGAGGCTCACGAACTTAGAAAACCTTGAGCTAAAGGTTAGGCCACTTGAGATGTGGGACTTTGAGAAAGCTTTCAAGAAAATCAAGAGTCCACTTACAAGAAAGGACATAGGGCGTTATGAACGTTGGGCTCAGGAATTCGGAACATAG
- a CDS encoding PEGA domain-containing protein encodes MKKLLSLFILFLLLPTAGAVVWVKTYTPKVPVQEGAYLNGAVYLAGTLNSSVALIALTENGSPIWGKLYRLDNWSVVRYMRVGGNSIFLVASIGNVTNQTPVVLKLDPSGNVLWARELSLNSQMGVVVPIGGGILVLLNYRRGIVVAKMNGNGSIAWARLYVPDNGSLSVEDALLWNESLFVCGQAEVGGVTNPFAMRILSNWSVAWAEVYPFGKKEVLGNEVRSSNGYSWGMAVSNGTLFISGNPAGPGFFLLALRDNGSLLWMREGVPEISQWKTYGVFPNGPTAIPNGVFLPGSSLVDGFALVFNSSGDLMWGGGISVPEGGLYTSSDFSGDGVYVAGFTRLGYPVLLHVNGNCLSKLCLPFRPLHVEWKNASIEVERLGVGVSEIGLKSKEITVRTSHFRVSLDASRSTIVVNVTSKPGDALLLVDNVTVGRTPTAVFLFPGLHRFTLRKEGYFNVSRWVRIGEQTSPLTFELIPRQAELNVSSTPEGAEIYLDGLPLGKTPLSRHVQPGNYTLTIVLKGYFNWTKNVTLGPGENLTINAALRPKPGVISVVSHPEGAKVYVDGNYTGKTPLNVSVSAGKHEVRLSLRNHETYSTTVEVEPGALVSISEVLKPLPGMLFINSTPSNLTALVTGTNITKTCITPCSLLLPPGEYIVNVSDGKSWNATKVEVKANSTSTAFLMVGAPKKGSKVPLLIALTLLALGSTGAYLYWRKNGVGVEEVTRTEKAIEVKAGKAFGISHVGARDNNEDNLLIMRLPDAYLLAVADGLGGHNAGEVASQIAVDTLKEVFGQGYRKGMSNKKIMKLLRISHELAHKRILENAVGDKEGMGTTLVTAVVKQKEAVIANTGDSRAYLIRNGKIIGRTKDHSLVQELLDKGEITEEEAKRHPMRNIITKALGIDFGVDLYEWKLEKGDVLLLSSDGLHDYVDEKKIVEIASEGKSAEEIAKKLIEEALPVTRDNVTVIVFQKIGGF; translated from the coding sequence ATGAAGAAGCTTCTCTCCCTCTTCATCCTTTTTCTGTTGCTTCCCACCGCCGGCGCCGTAGTCTGGGTAAAGACCTACACACCGAAGGTTCCTGTCCAGGAGGGCGCCTACCTCAACGGAGCGGTCTACCTCGCGGGCACCCTGAACAGCAGCGTCGCTCTCATCGCCCTGACCGAAAACGGTTCACCCATCTGGGGGAAACTCTATCGGCTTGACAACTGGAGCGTCGTGAGGTACATGAGAGTGGGCGGGAACTCCATTTTCCTTGTGGCCTCAATCGGGAACGTTACAAACCAGACGCCTGTGGTGCTCAAACTCGACCCCAGTGGAAACGTTCTGTGGGCGAGAGAGCTTTCTCTCAACTCCCAGATGGGCGTGGTTGTTCCAATTGGAGGAGGGATCCTCGTCCTCCTCAACTATAGAAGGGGCATCGTTGTGGCAAAAATGAACGGCAACGGCTCTATAGCGTGGGCGAGACTCTATGTTCCAGATAACGGAAGTCTCTCCGTAGAAGATGCCCTTCTCTGGAACGAGAGCCTCTTCGTCTGCGGTCAGGCAGAGGTTGGAGGAGTTACAAATCCCTTCGCCATGAGGATCTTATCCAACTGGAGCGTTGCGTGGGCGGAGGTTTATCCCTTCGGGAAAAAAGAGGTCTTGGGAAACGAGGTGAGAAGTAGCAACGGTTACTCGTGGGGAATGGCAGTTTCAAATGGTACCCTCTTCATTAGCGGCAATCCCGCGGGTCCCGGGTTCTTTCTACTTGCATTGAGGGACAACGGAAGCCTTTTGTGGATGAGGGAGGGAGTACCCGAAATATCCCAGTGGAAGACCTACGGAGTATTTCCCAACGGCCCTACAGCCATCCCGAATGGTGTTTTCCTCCCTGGCTCTTCACTGGTTGATGGATTCGCCCTCGTTTTCAACAGCAGCGGGGATTTGATGTGGGGCGGCGGAATCAGCGTCCCAGAGGGAGGACTATACACGTCCAGCGATTTTTCCGGTGACGGGGTTTACGTTGCAGGCTTCACGAGGTTGGGGTACCCGGTGCTACTCCACGTCAACGGTAACTGCCTCTCCAAGCTCTGCCTTCCCTTCAGGCCACTTCACGTTGAATGGAAGAACGCCTCAATCGAGGTGGAAAGGCTGGGTGTAGGGGTCTCTGAGATCGGCCTGAAAAGTAAGGAGATTACTGTCAGAACCTCGCACTTTCGAGTTTCGTTGGACGCCTCCCGGAGCACAATTGTTGTGAACGTCACGTCGAAACCGGGAGATGCGCTTCTGCTCGTTGACAACGTGACCGTGGGGAGAACGCCGACAGCGGTGTTCCTCTTTCCAGGCCTGCACAGGTTCACATTGAGGAAGGAAGGATACTTCAACGTCAGCAGGTGGGTTCGGATTGGGGAACAAACGTCCCCCCTAACCTTCGAGCTAATCCCCCGCCAAGCTGAGCTCAACGTCTCCTCAACCCCGGAGGGTGCCGAGATCTATCTAGACGGGCTCCCCCTTGGAAAGACTCCCCTGAGCAGGCACGTGCAACCCGGAAACTACACCCTGACCATCGTTCTCAAAGGGTACTTTAACTGGACGAAAAACGTGACCCTCGGCCCGGGTGAAAACCTCACCATAAACGCAGCCCTGAGGCCCAAACCGGGCGTCATCAGCGTAGTCTCCCATCCAGAGGGCGCGAAGGTCTACGTCGATGGAAACTACACGGGAAAAACACCCCTCAACGTCTCCGTTTCGGCCGGAAAGCACGAGGTAAGGCTTTCCCTCAGGAACCACGAGACCTACTCCACCACCGTCGAAGTTGAACCCGGGGCTTTGGTGTCCATAAGCGAAGTCCTCAAGCCCCTCCCTGGGATGCTCTTCATCAACTCAACTCCCTCAAACCTGACCGCTCTCGTAACCGGGACGAACATCACAAAGACGTGCATAACCCCCTGTTCCCTTTTACTACCACCCGGAGAATACATCGTTAACGTGAGCGACGGCAAAAGCTGGAACGCAACGAAAGTCGAGGTAAAGGCGAACTCCACCTCAACGGCTTTTCTTATGGTTGGCGCCCCCAAGAAGGGGTCAAAGGTTCCTCTACTGATTGCCCTCACCCTTCTCGCGCTGGGCAGTACAGGTGCTTACCTCTACTGGAGAAAGAACGGTGTAGGTGTTGAGGAGGTAACGAGAACCGAAAAGGCCATCGAGGTGAAAGCAGGCAAAGCCTTTGGCATAAGCCACGTTGGAGCAAGGGACAACAACGAGGACAACCTTCTGATAATGAGGCTCCCAGATGCATACCTCTTAGCTGTGGCAGATGGCCTCGGCGGTCACAATGCAGGGGAAGTTGCTTCACAAATCGCTGTTGATACCCTAAAAGAGGTCTTTGGACAGGGTTATCGCAAGGGTATGAGCAACAAGAAGATAATGAAACTGTTGAGAATATCCCACGAACTCGCTCATAAACGCATACTGGAGAATGCTGTAGGGGATAAGGAGGGAATGGGCACAACACTTGTTACAGCTGTTGTTAAACAAAAAGAAGCGGTTATAGCGAACACTGGCGACAGCAGGGCTTATCTGATAAGAAATGGAAAAATAATCGGAAGAACAAAAGACCACTCCCTCGTTCAGGAGCTACTCGACAAGGGCGAGATAACGGAAGAAGAGGCCAAGAGGCACCCGATGAGGAACATCATAACGAAGGCACTCGGAATAGACTTCGGCGTTGACCTCTACGAGTGGAAGCTTGAAAAGGGCGACGTTCTTCTTCTGAGTTCAGATGGTCTTCACGACTACGTTGATGAGAAGAAGATAGTCGAAATAGCCTCCGAAGGAAAGAGCGCGGAAGAGATAGCTAAGAAGCTGATTGAAGAAGCCCTGCCGGTCACAAGGGATAATGTGACTGTTATAGTTTTTCAAAAAATAGGAGGGTTCTAA
- a CDS encoding ATP-binding protein, giving the protein MPVDLSGPLMSAFKKAKREYEEALKRGDAETARKKALECARILRQLSKYDEFNRESYLRKAKKWETLARDIESGRLQRTKNRPMREGNSRWDKAEEKGDNEEEKFKAYVRNNLIARSKVKWSDIGGLDEVKALLMETVVIAALQRPESIQPWKGILLFGPPGTGKTLLASAAAGSLNATFFSVKASNVLSKYFGESAKIISALYEVAREEAPSIVFMDEIDALTTKRSGEQSEASRRMLSTLLTELDGFQDKGSDILVLTLAATNTPWDLDEAVLSRFPRRIYVPLPDKKATKEIIKINTRGLDISRLDLDAIAEESVKRLYSGRDLKNLCQQAIWNMIREENPDLHKLAELPFHELRKRSLRTRPLEMRDFEEAFKKIKSPLTKRDIERYERWAEEFGG; this is encoded by the coding sequence ATGCCGGTTGACCTATCCGGGCCGCTGATGAGCGCCTTCAAGAAGGCCAAAAGGGAATACGAGGAAGCACTCAAGAGGGGCGATGCCGAGACTGCTAGGAAGAAGGCCCTTGAGTGCGCCCGCATACTTAGACAGCTCTCGAAATACGACGAGTTCAACCGCGAGAGCTATCTCAGGAAGGCCAAGAAGTGGGAAACGCTGGCCAGGGACATAGAAAGCGGGCGCCTCCAGAGGACAAAAAACAGACCTATGAGGGAAGGCAACTCAAGATGGGATAAAGCTGAGGAGAAAGGAGACAACGAGGAGGAGAAGTTCAAGGCCTACGTAAGGAACAACCTCATAGCCAGATCAAAGGTTAAGTGGAGCGACATAGGGGGCCTCGACGAGGTTAAGGCTCTCCTCATGGAGACCGTTGTCATAGCGGCCCTTCAAAGGCCAGAGTCGATACAGCCGTGGAAGGGAATCCTTCTCTTCGGTCCGCCGGGAACGGGTAAGACCCTGTTAGCTTCAGCGGCCGCTGGAAGTTTGAACGCGACATTCTTCAGCGTTAAGGCCTCAAACGTTTTGAGCAAATATTTCGGAGAGTCGGCAAAGATAATCTCGGCTCTCTATGAGGTTGCCAGAGAGGAAGCGCCAAGCATAGTCTTCATGGATGAAATCGATGCTCTAACAACGAAGCGCTCCGGCGAGCAGAGCGAGGCCAGCAGGAGAATGTTGTCCACGCTCCTGACTGAGCTGGACGGCTTTCAGGATAAGGGAAGCGACATCCTGGTTCTCACGCTTGCGGCGACCAACACACCCTGGGATTTGGATGAGGCCGTTCTCTCGCGCTTCCCGAGGAGGATTTACGTACCTTTGCCCGACAAGAAGGCCACCAAGGAGATAATCAAGATCAACACGCGCGGGCTTGACATTTCCCGCCTAGACCTTGACGCCATAGCAGAGGAGAGCGTTAAAAGGCTGTACTCTGGGAGGGATTTGAAGAATCTCTGCCAGCAGGCAATATGGAACATGATACGCGAGGAGAATCCCGACCTGCACAAATTAGCGGAGCTTCCCTTCCACGAGCTGAGGAAGCGCTCACTAAGAACGAGACCGCTGGAGATGCGCGATTTCGAGGAGGCGTTCAAGAAAATCAAAAGCCCGCTGACAAAGAGGGACATCGAGCGGTACGAGAGGTGGGCGGAGGAGTTCGGGGGATGA
- a CDS encoding PEGA domain-containing protein, with amino-acid sequence MKSFRVGTGNAELIDVSSNGMLGVFVNTQNPNGSWSGQVYLVQDEKIVAVKNWPFPLYRGYIRFIGPEELAVPNYKGFVGIVNSSGRVTLLGVPSTLAVFYNGRDFASIAEGRIFIYHKGTNNQYTKTNESLNVNQAKLSIFSVPEKSKVYINGTYKGLTPLVLNLTPGAYEIKLSKQNYRNYTTSIILTPKENKTLKVELTPTFGYLSVDSSPSGAKVYIDGNYAGETPLSDYKLSPGEHTVRIVKDGYEEFTRKVTVSAGEMASVTASLIMITTTTSSTSITTSSATTISPTQTVQATTGGIPKTYVLVGLLVLGLIGGVAVKAKGGKPKSPPSPGETARPSSTPARKPEPRTPPRVPGFPPELLEKYEPLEFLGEGGFAKVFKVKRRSDGKIIALKVSRLDEKARKFFLKEVKAWRLLDHPNIVKLYNAYDEPLPHLEIEFVDGVKLNGEVIRDLGKYPKPVGEEKALHFIMGIAEGLRHAHSKQVYHRDLKPQNVLITSDLTPKITDWGLAKVGAVSTTATTTKGLTLLYAAPEQLDDETYGHTDARTDIYQLGLIFYELLTGKLPYQGTSPAVVMAKVINPDVKPKPPSHFNKALAKYDGIFEKLLAKKKEDRYGSVEEFLSDLELLKKLEAERARLAEEIEKTKTTMSLTTDSRELKKLRRQLVEQLSRNALLLAQLNDKAELINALEDLKAFSKTHRNELENAISQLEIMMRESVPISKSTLDELKVLLHKVQKEVEE; translated from the coding sequence TTGAAAAGCTTTAGAGTAGGGACTGGAAACGCAGAGCTTATTGATGTATCCTCCAATGGAATGCTGGGAGTTTTCGTCAACACCCAAAATCCTAATGGCTCTTGGAGCGGTCAGGTTTACCTCGTGCAGGATGAGAAGATAGTGGCCGTTAAAAACTGGCCTTTCCCCCTGTATAGGGGATATATTAGGTTTATTGGACCTGAAGAGCTAGCAGTACCAAATTACAAGGGATTTGTTGGGATAGTCAATTCCTCAGGAAGAGTTACTCTTTTAGGTGTTCCATCAACTTTAGCGGTCTTCTACAACGGAAGAGATTTCGCATCTATTGCTGAAGGGAGAATATTCATCTATCACAAAGGTACTAACAATCAGTATACTAAAACCAATGAGTCTCTCAATGTAAATCAAGCAAAACTTTCTATATTTTCCGTTCCCGAAAAATCCAAAGTGTATATCAATGGAACTTACAAGGGGTTAACACCCCTGGTTCTAAATCTCACACCAGGGGCTTATGAGATAAAGCTCTCGAAACAAAATTACAGGAATTACACAACAAGTATAATCCTGACTCCAAAAGAAAACAAGACCTTAAAAGTTGAGTTGACACCTACCTTCGGTTATTTAAGCGTTGACTCCTCCCCCTCTGGAGCGAAGGTTTACATTGACGGGAACTACGCCGGAGAAACGCCCTTAAGCGATTACAAGCTTTCACCCGGTGAGCACACGGTTAGGATTGTTAAAGATGGTTACGAGGAGTTCACCAGAAAGGTAACTGTGAGCGCCGGAGAAATGGCCAGCGTTACTGCGAGCCTTATAATGATAACAACCACGACCAGCTCAACTTCTATAACAACCAGTTCTGCTACAACAATCTCCCCGACCCAAACCGTTCAGGCAACGACGGGGGGAATCCCGAAGACTTACGTTCTGGTGGGACTTCTCGTCCTTGGATTAATCGGCGGAGTCGCGGTAAAAGCCAAGGGTGGAAAGCCGAAATCCCCTCCTTCCCCGGGTGAAACCGCAAGGCCATCATCAACCCCGGCGAGGAAACCAGAACCCAGAACCCCGCCAAGGGTTCCAGGCTTCCCGCCCGAACTTCTGGAAAAATACGAACCCCTCGAGTTCCTCGGCGAGGGCGGCTTCGCGAAGGTCTTTAAAGTCAAGCGCAGGAGCGACGGAAAAATCATCGCCCTTAAGGTCTCCCGCCTAGACGAGAAGGCCAGGAAGTTCTTCCTCAAGGAAGTCAAAGCGTGGCGCCTTCTTGACCATCCAAACATCGTCAAGCTCTACAACGCCTACGATGAACCTCTGCCACACCTTGAAATAGAGTTTGTTGATGGCGTAAAGCTCAACGGCGAAGTAATCAGGGACCTCGGAAAGTATCCGAAGCCCGTCGGTGAAGAAAAGGCGCTCCACTTCATCATGGGAATTGCTGAAGGACTAAGGCATGCACATTCAAAGCAGGTCTACCACCGCGACCTGAAGCCACAGAACGTTCTGATAACGAGTGATTTAACGCCAAAGATAACCGACTGGGGGCTGGCAAAGGTTGGAGCAGTATCAACGACCGCAACCACAACCAAAGGATTAACGCTCCTCTACGCCGCTCCAGAACAGCTCGATGACGAGACCTACGGGCATACCGATGCCAGAACGGACATCTATCAGCTCGGCTTAATCTTCTACGAGCTTTTGACCGGCAAACTTCCCTACCAGGGGACTTCCCCAGCTGTAGTAATGGCCAAGGTGATAAACCCCGACGTCAAGCCAAAACCCCCGAGCCACTTCAACAAGGCCTTAGCCAAATACGATGGCATCTTTGAGAAACTCTTAGCGAAGAAGAAAGAAGACCGCTATGGGAGCGTTGAGGAGTTCCTGAGTGACCTTGAACTTCTCAAAAAGCTTGAGGCGGAAAGGGCAAGGCTCGCCGAGGAGATTGAGAAGACGAAGACGACTATGAGTTTAACCACGGACAGCAGGGAGCTTAAAAAGCTCCGCAGACAGCTCGTGGAACAGCTGAGCAGGAACGCCCTTTTACTGGCACAGCTCAACGACAAGGCCGAGTTAATCAACGCGCTTGAGGATTTGAAGGCCTTCTCAAAGACCCACAGGAATGAGCTTGAAAACGCTATAAGCCAGCTTGAGATTATGATGCGTGAAAGCGTTCCTATAAGCAAATCAACCTTGGACGAGCTTAAGGTTCTCCTCCACAAAGTCCAGAAGGAGGTAGAAGAATGA